The Stigmatella ashevillena genomic sequence CTTCACACCCTGGGCAAGGATCCGAAGGAGGATCCGCTCGTCCATCCGCGCACGGGCGATGCGTCGACTTTCCTCTCCTCATCGCTCAGCCGGGACGGCAAGTACCTCTTCGCGTTCATTCTGCGGGGGTGGAACGAGAACGACGTCTATTGGAAGCGCGTCGGCGAGAAGGACTTCCGCCTGTTGGTGAAGGGCCAGCGCGCCAACTACGGGGTGCTCGCCTGGAAGGATCAGTTCTACATCCTCACCAATGAGGGGGCTCCCCGGAAGCGGCTCTTCCGCGCCTCTGCCGCGGCGCCCGAGCGGGCGGCTTGGCGGGAGATCATTCCGGAGGACGCCGAGGCCGCTCTGGACAATGTGGCCATCGTCGGAGGGCACCTCGCGCTGGAGTATCAGCGCAATGCCGCCACCGAGCTGCGCTTGGCCACCCTGGAGGGGACGGCGCTTCGCACCGTGGCCCTGCCGGGCATCGGCGCGGCCACCACCCCCGAGGGGCTGGAGGACCAGGACGAGGCCTTCTTTCTCTTCAGCTCCTTCACCACGCCCCGCCAGGTCTACAAGCTGACCGTTTCCTCGGGCGCGGTGGACTTGTGGGCCAAGGTGGAGTTGCCCCTGAAGACGGACCTCTACACGGTCGAGCAGGCCTTCTACCCATCGAAGGACGGCACGCGGGTCTCCCTGTTCCTGGTGCACCGCAAGGACCTGAAGCGGGATGGGGCGCGCCCCACGCTGCTCTATGGCTATGGCGGCTTCAACGTGAGCCTCCCGCCGTCCTTCCGCTCCAGCATCTTCCCCTGGTTGGACCAGGGCGGGGTGTACGCCGTGGCGAACCTGCGGGGCGGGGGAGAGTACGGCAAGGGCTGGCACGAGGCTGGCCGCCTGCATCAGAAGCAGAACGTCTTCGACGACTTCCATGCCGCGGCCGAGTTCCTGGTGCGGGAGGGGTACACCCGTCCCGAGCGGCTGGCCATCTATGGCGGCAGCAACGGCGGCCTGTTGGTGGGGGCGGCGATGACCCAGCGGCCAGAACTCTACGGAGCGGTGGTGTGCGCGGTGCCGCTGCTCGACATGGTGCGTTATCACCAGTTCGGCAGCGGCCGGACGTGGATTCCCGAGTACGGCTCGGCGGATAACCCCGAGGATTTCAAGGTCTTGTACGCCTATTCGCCCTATCACGCGGTGCGGCCGGGGGTGCGCTACCCGCCCCTGTTGATGATGTCCGCGGACCACGACGATCGGGTGGACCCGATGCACGCGCGCAAATTCGTGGCCGCCGTGCAGGGGGCTCCGGAGACGTCGGCCCCCGCCCTGCTGCGCATCGAGGCCAACGCGGGCCACTCGGGCGCCGATCAGGTGGCGAAGGCCATCGAGTCCAACGCGGACATGTATGCTTTTCTCTTCCAGGTCTTTGGCATGGGAGGGCCTCCGGGTGGCGAGACGGCCGGTGCACGCTGAACCAGCAAGCGGCCGCTCGTCGTCATGCGGGTGTTCCCTTGATGGCAGGCCAAGCGCCCACCAGTCTTTACTTGGGAACGGCGGCTGAAATCGCCGTGTTATAGAACCGTGTTTCACCCCGCACGCGTGCCCAGCAGGCAGGCGGGTAACTCCTCAAGGGGCTTGCGGTTCCACCAGGCAAGCCATCAGGTGGCGAGCAAATGTTCTTCGGACGTGACGACAAGAAGGATGCCCAGAAGCGTGGCCTGACGGTCCCGCTCTTGCCCCTTCGGGACATCATCGTGTTCCCGCACATGGTGGTGCCGCTGTTCGTCGGCCGGGAGAAGTCGATCGCGGCTCTCAAAGACGCGATGGCTCACAAGGGCCCCGACGACAAAGCAGTCATTCTCCTGGCCGCGCAGAAGAAGGCCAAGACGAATGACCCGACTCCGGACGACATCTTCCACTTCGGTACGGTGGGCCACGTCATCCAGTTGCTCCCGCTGCCCGATGGCACCGTGAAGGTGCTGGTCGAGGGCGTGCGCCGGGCCAAGGTGCGCAAGTTCCTGACCAACGACGCCTTCTTCATGGTGGAGGTGGAGGAAGTCGAAGAGCACACCGAGAAGACCGTGGAGCTCGAGGCGCTGGTGCGCAGCGTCCACTCCGTGTTCGAGGCCTTCGTCAAGCTCAACAAGCGGATTCCCCCCGAGATGCTCATGCAGGTGGCGAGCATCGATGACCCGGCCCGCCTGGCCGACACCATCGTGGCGCACCTGTCGCTGAAGCTGAACGACAAGCAGGCGCTGCTCGAGACGGAGAGTCCGGCCAAGCGGCTGGAGAAGCTCTACGAGCTGATGCAGGGCGAGATCGAAATCCTCCAGGTGGAGAAGAAGATCCGCACCCGCGTCAAGAAGCAGATGGAGAAGACCCAGAAGGAGTACTACCTGAATGAGCAGATGCAGGCCATTCAGAAGGAGCTGGGTGAGCGCGACGAGTTCAAGAACGAGATCCAGGAGATCGAAGAGAAGCTGAAGAACAAGCGGATGAGCAAGGAGGCCACGCTCAAGGTCAAGAAGGAGCTGAAGAAGCTCCGGATGATGAGCCCGATGAGCGCCGAGGCCACCGTCGTCCGCAACTACATCGATTGGATCATCAGCCTGCCCTGGTACGACGAGACCCAGGACCGCCTGGACGTCACCGAGGCCGAGCAGGTGCTCAACGAGGACCACTACGGGCTGAAGAAGCCCAAGGAGCGCATCCTCGAGTACCTGGCCGTGCAGCAGTTGGTGAAGAAGCTCAAGGGCCCCGTGCTCTGCTTCGTGGGGCCGCCGGGCGTCGGCAAGACGTCGCTGGCGCGCTCGATTGCGCGGGCCACCGGCCGCAAGTTCGTGCGCCTGTCCCTGGGTGGCGTGCGCGATGAGGCGGAGATCCGCGGCCATCGCCGCACGTACATCGGCGCCATGCCGGGCAAGCTCATCCAGAGCCTCAAGAAGGCGGGCAGCAACAACCCCGTCTTCCTGCTGGATGAGATCGACAAGATGTCCACGGACTTCCGGGGCGATCCGAGCGCGGCGCTGCTGGAGGTGCTGGACCCCGAGCAGAACCACAACTTCAATGACCACTACCTGGACCTCGATTACGACCTGTCCAAGGTGATGTTCATCTGCACCGCGAACACGATGCACAACATCCCCGGTCCTCTCCAGGACCGCATGGAGGTCATCCGCATCGCCGGCTACACCGAGCCGGAGAAGCTCAGCATCGCGCGGCGCTACCTCATCCCGAAGGAGCAGGAGGCCAACGGGTTGGTGGACGTGAAGGTGGACATCTCCAACGAGGCGCTGAAGACCATCATCCACCGGTACACGCGCGAGTCCGGCGTGCGCTCGCTGGAGCGTGAGATCGGCGGTGTGTTCCGGAAGATTGCCCGCGATGTGCTCAAGAACGGCAAGCGGGACCTCGCCGTGGACCGCAAGCTGGCGATGAAGTTCCTGGGCACGCCGCGCTACCGCTACGGGGTGGCCGAGCGCGAGGACCAGGTGGGCATCGTCACCGGCCTGGCGTGGACGGAGATGGGGGGAGAGATTCTCACCACCGAGGCCACCATCATGCCGGGCAAGGGCAAGCTCATCATCACCGGCAAGCTCGGCGAGGTGATGCAGGAGTCAGCCCAGGCGGCCATGTCCTACGTGCGCTCGCGGGCCGAGCGGTTTGGCATCGACCGCAAGGTGTTCGAGAACTACGACATCCACGTCCACTTGCCGGAGGGCGCCATTCCCAAGGATGGACCTTCCGCAGGCGTCACCATCTGCACCGCGTTGGTGTCCGCGCTCACCCGCGTCACGGTCCGCAAGGACGTGGCGATGACGGGGGAAATCACCCTGCGCGGCCGCGTGCTGCCCATCGGTGGCCTGAAGGAGAAGACCCTGGCGGCGCACCGCGCCGGCATCAAGACGGTCCTCATCCCCAAGGAGAACCGGAAGGATCTCAAGGACATCCCCAAGAAGATCCGCATGGCGCTGCGCATCGTCCCGGTGGAGTTCGTGGATGACGTGCTGCGCGAGGCCCTGGTGCTGGAGAAGCCGGAAGAGTTCGGCCGCAACAAGCCGCTGTCCGAGGGGATGAAGCCCTCGGTCCAGGTGACGGACGGGCAGACCGCGCCTTCTTCGGCGCCCGTCTAGGCACTCGGCAAGTTCGCAGGCCCGAGGCCAGGCCGCGGGTTTTCCCTTCTTCCCTCATGGGACGGAGGGGGACCGGTGCCTGGCCTCTGCTTTTTGGTGGCTGGCGCGGTACAACGCGCCCCGGTGGCTCTCCGTCCTCGATTCCCACTGGCGTTCTTTGGGCTGTGCCTGCTCGCCGCGTGGGGGCCGTGCGGCTTTCAGCCCGAGCCGGGCACCAAGGTCATCGTTCCCTCGATGCCCACCACGCTGGACTGGAGCTACTCGGATCCGGCCAGCTGGGCGAATTACCCGGTGATGCTCGCCACCCAGAAGGGCCTCACCACGCTGGGGGAGGACCACTCCGTGCGGCCTGGGCTCGCCGAGCGCTGGGAGCAGGAGCGTGATGCCCAGGGCCATGAGCGCTACACCTTCCACCTGCGCCAGGACGTGCGCTGGTCGGATGGCACCACCCCGCTCAGCGCTCAGGACTTCGTCGTGGGGTGGCGCCGCGCGATGCTTGGCCGCGAGCGCGGCGAGATGGCGGACATCGCAGGGGTGCGCCAGGTGCTGGAGCTGCTGGAGCGGGGGGCTCCCACCGCGCAGGTTCACGAAGCCCTGGCGCGCACGGGGGTCGAGGCTTTGGATGCGCACACCCTTCGGGTGACGCTGGAACGGCCGCGCAACTACTTCCTGTCCCGGTTGGCCAACGTCTATCTGTTCTTCCCCGCGCCCTCGGGGGATCTCACGGGCCTGACGGATGAGGCGATCCGTGACTACTTTGACCGGCCGAGGGAAGGGCGGCCGCTGGCGCTGGGCCCCTACCGTGTGGAGCGCTGGGACCGTGCGGGCGAGCGTGTCCGGCTGGTCCACAACCCCGCCTCGGCCTTCCAACCCCCGCTCGAAGCAGGGGAGCGCCCTGCGCCTGTCGTCACGTTGATGAGATCCGAGATTGGCACGGCCCTCTACGCCCGTGGCCGGGTCGACTTCGTCTTCATCGACAGCGCGTTGGCCTTGAGAGGCCCCCGCCCGGAGGATCTCCGGCATGAGCCATTGCTCTCCACGTACTTCCTGGTCTTCAACACCGAGCGGCCTCCGCTGGACCGGCCCGAGGTGCGGCGTGCCCTGGCGCGAGCGCTGGATCGGGAGGGGCTGCTGGCGGGGTTGCTGCCCGAAGTCCGGCCCACGAATGTGTTGCTGCCGCCGGAGTTGCCCGGTGCCGCGACGCCCGAGGAGGCCGCGCGTCTGCCGCGCTTTGACCGGGAGCGGGCACGGGAGGAACTCAAGGGGCAGCCGGGGCTTCAGCGTCCGTTGCGCCTCGTCTACAAGTCCGGAGATTCCTTCGTTCCGGAGGTGGCCATCGCCGAGCGCATCGCGTCGCAGCTCGCCTCAGTGGGCGTGACGGTGCTGCTCGATGCGAGAGCCGACTTCTCGTCCGAGGTGGCCCGCAGGACACCCGAGGGGCCCCGGGCCTACGACATGTATCTCCGCCGGTTGGGGGCCGACTATGCCCACCCCAATACCTTCTTCACCCTCTTCGAGCGCGAGGGCAACCACCAGTCGGGTTGGGAGAACCAGGCAGGAGGGGAGCCGATGGCGCGCTTCGAGCGGCTGCTGGAAGAGGCGGACGCGGAAGCCAGCCTCGAACAGGCCCGGACGCTGTATGCCCAGGCACAGGAGGTGCTCGTCGGCGAGCAGGCCGTCATCGCTGCGCTGTACCACCCGGACCGCTACTACCGGGCCCGGCCGACGCTGCGAGGCCTGGACGTGGACCCGTTCAACTTCCTGTCCCTTCGAGCTCTCCGGCTCGCGCCGATGCCAGGGGAGCGCTAGCGCATGCAGCAGCTTCTTGTCCGGGTAGGCCGGCAGCTCGTGCTCGTTCCCATCGTGGCGCTGGCCTCGTACTTCCTCATGGCCAGCTTGCCGCTCACCACCGAGGACGACTCCAAGCGCCAGGTCTCTCCGGAACTGGCCGCCTCCTACCGGAGGGACCTGGGCATCGGCGAGCCGCTGGGCTTTCTGCGCCCCTGGCAGAAGCTCTTCCGGGGAGAACGCCTGGGCACCAGCGCCCAGGGAGTCACGGGCGATGAGCTGCTGCTCAAGCTCTCCGGCAGCGTGGGAGTGGGCATGGTGGCGCTGGGTCTTGCGCTCGTGTGGGCCCTGTCCTTCGCCCTCTTCAGGAGCCGCTGGAGGCGGGGGCGGCTGGCCGTTCTCGGAGATGCGCTGCCCGCGGTGGCCTTCGGAACGCCCGTCTTCATCCCCGCACTGCTGTTGGCGCCCACCGTGGTGGAGCGGGGCTACCTGCTGCCCGAGTTGACCTCCGCGCTTGTGACCTCTGTGTGGCCGGGCATCTTCCTGGGCACCTTGCTCGCGGATGCGCTGGAGACGGAGTTGGCCCGGGACTACGTGCGCACCGCCGCCAGCAAGGGGTTGGCGCCAGGGGTGGTGCTGCGCCGCCACGTGTTGCCCAACGTGCTGCCCGCGCTGCTGGATGCCATCGGCCCCATGGCCACCTCGCTGCTCGCGGGCTCCTTCGCCGCCGAGCGTGTTCTGGGGCTGCCGTACTTTGGCCAGCTCTACGTGCTCGCCGTCCTCCAGAAGCAGGTGGCCGTGGTGGTGGTGGCCACCACCGTCTTCGCCTCGGTGCTCGTCTTCGTCGGCCTGGTGGTGGAGGCCGTCCGCCTCCTGGTGGATCCGCGGGCCCGGGAGGCTCGCGCATGAGCCGCATTCCCGCGCGGGCCTGGGTGGGGCTCCTCTTGCTCGGAGGACTGGGGGCACTGAGCCTCCTGATGGGCCGCCTCTTTCCAGAGGTGCTCGCCTCCTCGTGCCCGTTGGGGAGCGATCTCACGCGTCCCGACCGCACCGTGTGCGAGCTGGCATTCGGAGGTTTGTGGATCTCCCTCGCCATCGGTCTGGCTGCGGGCGGGCTCTCGACGGGCCTGGGGTTGGGCGTGGCGGCCGTGGCCCGCCTGGCGGGAGGGGCGCTGGAGCGGTGGGTGATGCGACTGGCGGATTCCTTCTTCGCGCTGCCCGACGTGCTGGTGGTGATGGTGCTCCAACTCGCGGGCCAATCCCTCGTGGACGCAGGCGGTGGGGCAGGGCTGGGCCCCTTCGGACTGATGGTGGTGTCACTGGCCCTGGTCGGCTGGGCAGGGCCCGCGCGCATGTTCCGCAACCGCCTGAGCACGCTGGAAGGGCAGGAGTTCGTGGCTGCCTCTCGGGCGCTGGGTGGAAGCCGTTTCCACGTGCTTCGGGTCCACCTCTGGCCTGCCTTGCTCCCCTTCGTCCTGGCTGTCTTCCTGAGCCGACTGCCAGCCGCCATCCTCGCGGAGTCCACGGTGAGCTTCTTCGGCATCGCGCGGATGGAGCCCATGTCCCTGGGGCGCTACCTGGGGACCAGCTACGCGGCGCTCATCTACGAGGGGGGCCCGCGCATCGTTATTCCCGCCTGGACGTTGCTCGTGCTGCTGGTGCTTGGAGCCTCGCTCTCCTCCCAGGCACTGGGAACGGGCGTCCGGAAGGGCTGATTCTCGCTCAACCCCTTGGTTCACCTGGAGTTTCTGGGAGGTGGGGCGGAATGCCGCGCGTCCTTCAGAGGGTTCTTCCAAAGCACACTTCCTGACACACACCTCGTTACTTCCAGGTCGAGCCCATGTCCTTCCCTATCGATGATCTTCCCATTGCTACCGGTCATACGCCTGTGCGCGAGCAGCGCGACGACGACCTGAAGCTGGAACAGGTCCGGGGAGCGGTGCTGGTGGTCGAGGACGATCCGTCCAGCCGCGAACTGCTCGTCGAGATGCTCTCTCAGTGGGGGTACGAGCCTCTGCCCGTGGGCAGCGCAGAGGAGGCGGAGTTCGCCGTGCGCAACAAGCGCATGGACGCCGCCGTCGTGGACGTCTTCCTGCCGGGCCGCAGTGGCGCCCTGCTGATGTCCCGTCTGCGTGAGCGCTTCCCGCAGGCGGTCCTCATCGGGGTGAGCGCGATGAGTGACGCGTCCATGGCCCGCAAGTGCAAGGGGCTGGGGGCGGACCTCTTCATTGGCAAACCCGTGCTCCCGGAGAAGTTGGCCCAGGCGCTCCAATCGAAGCACCACAGCTGGCACTGACGCCTACGGGTTTCCCCTCGTCGCGGATCGGCCAGGGGGTGGGGGAGCGGAGCGGTATGCGGTTGCGCGCCCTCCCCGAACGGCCGATGCTTCCCGTGTGAAGACGCTCGCTCCCGGCCTCCTGCTGGCGATGCCCCAGCTGGGGGATCCCAACTTCCATCGCTCGGTGGTGCTGATGCTCGAGCATGGGGAGAATGGTTCCATGGGGCTGGTCATCAACCGGGGCGCGCCGCTGACGCTCGGTGAACTGGCCCGAGGGCAGGCGATGAAAATCGCCGCCGACCGCACCCAGCAGCCTGTTTTCGTCGGAGGGCCGGTGGAGGCCCACCGGGGTTTCATTCTTCACGACGAGGAGACGGTCTCGGAGAAGCACGTCGTCCTGCCGGGACTGTTCCTGAGCGTCACCCTGGATGCGCTGGGGCTGCTCCTGGAGAACCCTGGACCGCGCGTGCGCTTCTGCCTGGGGTATGCTGGCTGGGGCCCCGGGCAACTGGAGCGGGAGATGGCGGCCGGCTCATGGCTGTTCGCCGAGGCGGTGGTCCACTCGGTGCTGGAAGGAGAGCCCTCCCGGCTCTGGGGCGAGACGCTGCGGGGCATGGGCGTAGACCCCGCCATGCTGATGGTGGGAAAGGGTTTGAACTGATGCTGAACGAAGAGAGCCTCCGTCACCGCATCCTCGAGGCCCTGCCGGGCTCCGAGGTGGTGGTCCGTGACACCACGGGAACGGGTGACCATTTCGAGGCGCAGGTGGTGAGCCCGGCATTCACGGGAAAGACCATGGTGCAGCAGCACAAGCTCGTGTACGCGCCGCTTCAGCCCTTGCTGGCGACGGGCGAACTGCATGCGCTGGCGCTAAAGACTTATTCGCCCGAGCAATGGCAGAAGCTCGGCCCTCGCTGAAGAAGGACTCACCGATGAATCCAGAACTCAAGGCCCAGCTCGAGGAGCAGATCCGCTCCCACAAGATCGTCCTGTTCATGAAGGGCAATGCCCTGTTCCCCCAGTGCGGCTTCTCCGCCCGGGCGCTGCAACTGCTGCAGCCGCTCGGTCAGGTGCACACGGTGGATGTGCTGGCCGACCCCGCCATCCGTCAGGGCATCAAGGACTACTCGAACTGGCCCACCATTCCTCAGATCTACATCAACGGGGAGTTCATCGGCGGCTCGGACATCCTGATGGAGCTGGCCGAGCGAGGCGAGTTGGCGAGCCTCGTGGCGGGCACCCCGTCCGGGAGCTGAGCGGTAAGTCTTACCGTCCCCCCCGGGTAGCGGCGGCTGTTCATTCCTACATAGAATGAGCAGCGCCTTGGCCACCGCGACACCGCCCCCTCCTGGTGAAACGACCGACGCTCTTGAGCCGTCGTCCGTTTCTGTTCCTTCCTCGTCTCCCAATGCGCTGAACGTCCCCCCGGCACAGGTGCCGCCTGGGCCGGACGTGCCCTTGGGGGATCCCGAGGACGCGGTCCCCACGGCGAAGACCCAGACGTTGCTGGAGCGGGTGCAGTCCTTCCGCGCCAGGAACGAGAAGTGGGAGATGGCGGCGTTCTTCTTCGTCGGGTTCGCCTACGACGTCCTCACGCTGGGCCGCATCGACGACACGCTCTCCATGGTGCAGCAGTTCGTGTACTTGGGGGTGCTGGCCTCGCTGTTGCTGCTGGAGCAGCGCTACCCGGAGGGGGTGGAGCCGCCGAAGGCGCTGGCGAAGGTGTGGCGCTGGCGCGAGGACGCCATCCACTTCTTCTACGGGAGCCTGCTCAGCTCCTTCACGCTCTTCTTCTTCAAGAGCGCCTCGGGGCTCGTGGCGCTGTTGTTCCTGGTGGTCATGTTCGGCCTGCTGGTGGCCAACGAGCTGCCGCGCTTCCGCCAGCTGGGGCCCGTGGTGCGCATGACGCTCTTCAGCCTGTGCGTCAGCATGTACCTGGCCTACGTGCTGCCGGTGCTCACGGGCCGGTTGAACGTGTGGATCTTCCTGCTCGCGCTGGTGCTCGCCGCAGGGGTCATCTACGGGATGATGCGGCTGTTGCGCCGCTGGGGCCTCATGGAGGGCACGGCGCTGATCCGTCAGGTGGCCCTGCCGGGGTTCGGCCTGCAGGCGGCGCTGCTGGTGCTCTATCTGCTCCGGGTGCTCCCGCCGGTGCCGCTGTCCGTGACGTTCAGCGGCGTCTACCACGAGGTGAAGCGCGTCAACGGTCCGGAGGGCGTCGAGTACCACCTCTCGCACCAGCGGCCCTGGTGGAAGTTCTGGCAGAAGGGGGACCAGTCCTTCCGGGTGCGCACGGGCGACAAGGTGAACTACTTCGTCAGCGTCTTCGCGCCTGCGGGCTTCCACGACTACTCGGTCTACGTGCAGTGGTACTTCGACGATCCGCAGAAGGGCTGGCGGTCATTTTTCCGCAAGGCGCTCAATGCGCGGGGGACCGGAGCCGAGGCGGGGTTCCGCACCTACGCCAACCTGACGAACCCCACGCCCGGGGATTGGCTCGCCGTGCTGGAGACGGAGGATGGGCACGAAATCAACCGCCTGTCCTTCAGCGTGGAGAAGGACGAGGGCACCGAGCCCCGTGAGTTCGAGGTATTCGTGCACAAGCACGACAAGCGCACGAAGTAGACGGCGTCAGGCCGCGCTCGCCTCTTCGGAGAGGGTGAGGGTCGCCTCCTCCGCAAGGCTCTGGGGCTTCTCGGACCAGAAGCGCTCCCACTGAGGGCGCAGGGCCCGGGCATCCTGCCGCCCCAGATCGATGAGGATGTCCGCGAAGCCGCCATCGAACAGCAGATACGAGGCGAGGTCCGCGTCGCGCGGCGCCTCCCGCTCCACCAGCTTCAGGATGGTGCGGTGGGCCAGTCCCTGGCTCCGCTTGCGGAAGCCCGGCGCTCGAACGTACTCGGCCGCCAGGGTGCCCAGATCCTTCGAGGGGCGGACCAGCAACTCGCGGATGGCGCGCACGGGCTGGCTGCGGTGGGGGTGGACGGCGGCGCTGAGGGTCTGCGCGAAGCCTGGCCCGTACTTGCTCGTGCCCGCCTCGAGGATGGCGTTGAGCCGCCGCAGGCGCCCCAGGTCCTGGTCGATGCGGTCCGTCATCAGCATGTTCAGCATCTGGCCGATGAGGAAGGGCGCGGTGACGGAGGCCTGCTCGCGCTCCTGAACGGTGGGCCCCTGGGGCTCCCCCTGCACCTCGGCCGGGTTGGAACGCAGCGAGATGATGAGGACACGCTGCGCGCCCAACCGGAGCGCGGGGCTGAGCGGGACATTGAGCCGCAGGCCTCCATCCATGTGGAGCCGTCCCCGGATGCGGACCACGGGAAAGACGATGGGAAGGGCAGCTGACGCCAGGGCGTGGTTGGGGCCAATGCGCGTGGCCACGGCCTGGGAGTTGGGATCGTCACTCCAGGTGGGGACCCCGCCGCCGTGGCGCTGAATGAAGACCGTGGCACCGCCCGTGCCGATGTGCGTGGCGCTCACCGCCAGGGCATCCAGGTGGCCTCCCCGCAGGTTCCGGCTGATGTTGCGCCAGGGAATGCCCCGGCCCACCAGGGCCCGGAGCCCCCGGGGATCCACCAGTCCACCATGTTGGATGTCGTTGGGCGCGGCGGCCTTGCCGAGGGTCTCCCGCAGCAGCCGGACGATGTCTCCGTAGCCACAGCGAAGCACCTCCTCCACCTTCATCGCCGTCCAGTGCGCGATGAGCCCTTGGGCCTGCTGCAAGGGTTGGTGGTTCGTCGCGGCCAGGTAGCAGGCATGGATGGCGCCCACGGACGTGCCCGCGAGGATGTCCAACTTCAGTGCCCGTCCAAAGGCGGGCTCGAACTCTTCGCGGAGGTAGGAAAGGACGCCTGCTTCGTAAGCGCCTCGGGCAGCGCCGCCACCCAGGACCAGACCCGTCTTCAGCCGACTCATCACGAGGAGGGAGTCTAGGGCGGATGGGGAGGTGAGGGTTAGTCTGGCTCGCCTGCCTGCCCGCGCCCGGGAGGCACCCTCCGTGACGCACGGCGCCGTCTGTACGGCCGGTCGCCAGGTGCGCTAGACCGGGGCCCTATGCCGACCGTGGCTGAACTCTTCCTTTACCCGCTCAAGTCCGCCGCGGGGTTGCCCTTGACCGAGGCCCAGGTGGAGCCCCTGGGGGTAGCGCATGACCGCCGGTGGATGGTGGCTTCGCCCAAGGGTTCCTTTTTCACGGGGCGCAAGCACCCCGCCTTGTTGCGCATCAACGCCCTGCCCAGCGCCACGGGCCTGCGCCTGTCCGCCCCAGGCGTTGCCGGATTGGAGGTGCCGGTGCCTCCCCTGGATGCGCCGCGCCTGGACGTCACCATCTGGGACGATACCTGCTCGGCCGCGAGGGCGGGTGAGGCGGCGGACCGTTGGCTCTCCGCGTTCCTGGGGGAACCCGTGTGCCTGGTCTACGTGGATGACCGGATGGAGCGCCCGGTGGATTCCCAGTACTCGGTTCCCGGGGACAAGGTGGGCTTCGCGGACGGCTTTCCGTTGCTGCTGCTGTCCCGGGCCTCGCTGGAGGCGCTCAACCAGCGCCTGGCCCGCCCTGTCACGATGCTCCACTTCCGCCCCAACCTGGTGGTGGAGGGGTGTGAGCCCTTCGCCGAGGACACCTGGAAGCGGCTGCGCATCGGGAACGTCGAATTGGAGGTGGCCAGCCCCTGCGCGAGGTGCGTCATGGTCACCCTGGATCCCCAGACGGCGGAGCAGGCCGCGGATGGAGAGCCCCTGCGCACGCTCACCACCTTCCGTCGGCAGCTCAAGAACAAGGTGATGTTCGGCCAGAACGTGGTGGTGCGCCGCCCAGGGAGGTTCCAGGTGGGCGACGCGGTGGAGGTGCTCGAATAGGCGGGGCGGCTACTTCTTCTTCTTCGCCCAGATGCGTTTGATCCAGGCCTCGATGTCCTTCACCGTCCGGGGGATGCCGTCGGAGAGAACCTTGCAGCCCCGGGCCGTCACCACCACGTCATCCTCGAT encodes the following:
- the lon gene encoding endopeptidase La → MFFGRDDKKDAQKRGLTVPLLPLRDIIVFPHMVVPLFVGREKSIAALKDAMAHKGPDDKAVILLAAQKKAKTNDPTPDDIFHFGTVGHVIQLLPLPDGTVKVLVEGVRRAKVRKFLTNDAFFMVEVEEVEEHTEKTVELEALVRSVHSVFEAFVKLNKRIPPEMLMQVASIDDPARLADTIVAHLSLKLNDKQALLETESPAKRLEKLYELMQGEIEILQVEKKIRTRVKKQMEKTQKEYYLNEQMQAIQKELGERDEFKNEIQEIEEKLKNKRMSKEATLKVKKELKKLRMMSPMSAEATVVRNYIDWIISLPWYDETQDRLDVTEAEQVLNEDHYGLKKPKERILEYLAVQQLVKKLKGPVLCFVGPPGVGKTSLARSIARATGRKFVRLSLGGVRDEAEIRGHRRTYIGAMPGKLIQSLKKAGSNNPVFLLDEIDKMSTDFRGDPSAALLEVLDPEQNHNFNDHYLDLDYDLSKVMFICTANTMHNIPGPLQDRMEVIRIAGYTEPEKLSIARRYLIPKEQEANGLVDVKVDISNEALKTIIHRYTRESGVRSLEREIGGVFRKIARDVLKNGKRDLAVDRKLAMKFLGTPRYRYGVAEREDQVGIVTGLAWTEMGGEILTTEATIMPGKGKLIITGKLGEVMQESAQAAMSYVRSRAERFGIDRKVFENYDIHVHLPEGAIPKDGPSAGVTICTALVSALTRVTVRKDVAMTGEITLRGRVLPIGGLKEKTLAAHRAGIKTVLIPKENRKDLKDIPKKIRMALRIVPVEFVDDVLREALVLEKPEEFGRNKPLSEGMKPSVQVTDGQTAPSSAPV
- a CDS encoding peptide ABC transporter substrate-binding protein, with protein sequence MPTTLDWSYSDPASWANYPVMLATQKGLTTLGEDHSVRPGLAERWEQERDAQGHERYTFHLRQDVRWSDGTTPLSAQDFVVGWRRAMLGRERGEMADIAGVRQVLELLERGAPTAQVHEALARTGVEALDAHTLRVTLERPRNYFLSRLANVYLFFPAPSGDLTGLTDEAIRDYFDRPREGRPLALGPYRVERWDRAGERVRLVHNPASAFQPPLEAGERPAPVVTLMRSEIGTALYARGRVDFVFIDSALALRGPRPEDLRHEPLLSTYFLVFNTERPPLDRPEVRRALARALDREGLLAGLLPEVRPTNVLLPPELPGAATPEEAARLPRFDRERAREELKGQPGLQRPLRLVYKSGDSFVPEVAIAERIASQLASVGVTVLLDARADFSSEVARRTPEGPRAYDMYLRRLGADYAHPNTFFTLFEREGNHQSGWENQAGGEPMARFERLLEEADAEASLEQARTLYAQAQEVLVGEQAVIAALYHPDRYYRARPTLRGLDVDPFNFLSLRALRLAPMPGER
- a CDS encoding ABC transporter permease subunit, whose product is MQQLLVRVGRQLVLVPIVALASYFLMASLPLTTEDDSKRQVSPELAASYRRDLGIGEPLGFLRPWQKLFRGERLGTSAQGVTGDELLLKLSGSVGVGMVALGLALVWALSFALFRSRWRRGRLAVLGDALPAVAFGTPVFIPALLLAPTVVERGYLLPELTSALVTSVWPGIFLGTLLADALETELARDYVRTAASKGLAPGVVLRRHVLPNVLPALLDAIGPMATSLLAGSFAAERVLGLPYFGQLYVLAVLQKQVAVVVVATTVFASVLVFVGLVVEAVRLLVDPRAREARA
- a CDS encoding prolyl oligopeptidase family serine peptidase, whose product is MVYPPTRSEPISDTLHGVQVPDPYRWLEDEKSQEVQAWMRAQDSLTRQELSRMAGRESLARRFRELFYTESISAPVRRGNRYFYSRTHKDREKAIVYWREGPEGPEKVLLDPNGWSQDGTVSVGSWVPSWDGRKLAFTQKPNAADEAVLHVMEVDSGQWSQVDVIEGAKYADPKWTPDNKAFYYEWLPVDPAIPVDQRPGYTEIRLHTLGKDPKEDPLVHPRTGDASTFLSSSLSRDGKYLFAFILRGWNENDVYWKRVGEKDFRLLVKGQRANYGVLAWKDQFYILTNEGAPRKRLFRASAAAPERAAWREIIPEDAEAALDNVAIVGGHLALEYQRNAATELRLATLEGTALRTVALPGIGAATTPEGLEDQDEAFFLFSSFTTPRQVYKLTVSSGAVDLWAKVELPLKTDLYTVEQAFYPSKDGTRVSLFLVHRKDLKRDGARPTLLYGYGGFNVSLPPSFRSSIFPWLDQGGVYAVANLRGGGEYGKGWHEAGRLHQKQNVFDDFHAAAEFLVREGYTRPERLAIYGGSNGGLLVGAAMTQRPELYGAVVCAVPLLDMVRYHQFGSGRTWIPEYGSADNPEDFKVLYAYSPYHAVRPGVRYPPLLMMSADHDDRVDPMHARKFVAAVQGAPETSAPALLRIEANAGHSGADQVAKAIESNADMYAFLFQVFGMGGPPGGETAGAR
- a CDS encoding ABC transporter permease subunit; the protein is MSRIPARAWVGLLLLGGLGALSLLMGRLFPEVLASSCPLGSDLTRPDRTVCELAFGGLWISLAIGLAAGGLSTGLGLGVAAVARLAGGALERWVMRLADSFFALPDVLVVMVLQLAGQSLVDAGGGAGLGPFGLMVVSLALVGWAGPARMFRNRLSTLEGQEFVAASRALGGSRFHVLRVHLWPALLPFVLAVFLSRLPAAILAESTVSFFGIARMEPMSLGRYLGTSYAALIYEGGPRIVIPAWTLLVLLVLGASLSSQALGTGVRKG